A genome region from Desulfomonile tiedjei includes the following:
- a CDS encoding isochorismatase family protein, giving the protein MARKSRQAVIVVDFQADFTELRNGALAVPDTGAEYVDEVISRTSAFKKSGLPVLATRDYHPPDHISFFTSHPGTIPLDVIETYGHDQVLWPPHCVQGTPGAEILLPPDLISAVVSTGDQPDAESYSGFRDDLGRDTGLKGLLEDLGAKDLIVYGLATDYCVQATVMHAREEGYEVTLVKGLSRGITPEGTEAALEEMKAAGVRIED; this is encoded by the coding sequence ATGGCCAGGAAAAGCCGACAGGCAGTCATAGTCGTTGACTTTCAGGCGGACTTCACGGAACTCCGCAATGGCGCCCTCGCGGTTCCCGATACCGGAGCCGAGTACGTCGATGAAGTCATATCCCGCACCTCAGCGTTCAAGAAAAGCGGGCTACCGGTTTTGGCCACACGGGACTATCATCCTCCTGATCACATCTCCTTCTTCACGAGCCATCCGGGGACCATACCGCTGGACGTGATCGAAACGTACGGCCATGACCAGGTGCTCTGGCCCCCGCATTGCGTCCAGGGGACACCAGGCGCGGAGATCCTTTTACCACCCGACCTGATCTCCGCCGTCGTTTCTACCGGGGACCAACCGGACGCGGAAAGCTATTCCGGATTCCGGGACGACCTCGGCCGCGATACTGGGCTCAAAGGCCTTCTGGAAGACCTGGGAGCGAAAGACCTCATTGTCTACGGATTGGCTACTGATTATTGCGTGCAGGCAACGGTAATGCACGCCCGAGAGGAAGGCTACGAAGTAACTTTGGTGAAAGGCTTAAGCCGAGGGATCACTCCTGAAGGGACCGAGGCCGCGCTCGAGGAGATGAAAGCCGCAGGCGTCAGGATCGAGGACTGA